In Crassostrea angulata isolate pt1a10 chromosome 4, ASM2561291v2, whole genome shotgun sequence, one genomic interval encodes:
- the LOC128181768 gene encoding cysteine protease ATG4B-like has product MDMTNDVGTCMVTYESAALGYVDFPLTEEPVYLLGIKYSALYDRDELKGDFLSKIWCTYRKNFPAIGGTGPTCDGGWGCMLRCGQMMLAQALVVRHLGRDWKWNKNCQDQTYKRILQMFADKKSANYSIQQIASMGVSEGKPVGSWFGPNTVAQVLKKLAVYDEWSSIVIHIAMDNTVIENDIKSVCKEDGKSTCDIIGVRQLKHESAATGRSKKSSQDSSKQDKNKQNTVDVKSWKPLLLVIPLRLGLTEINSVYVQSLKACLSFPQSVGIIGGKPNHAHWFVGYMSDKLIYLDPHTTQLCEDHDSPNFSDESYHCPYPSTMNVMELDPSIALGFYCGTEKEFDDLTQSVQKFVVGSSKTPMFELYKDRPPHWPPYESYTGQTTSASGVTMTGGQDTDEEFELV; this is encoded by the exons ATGGACATGACAAATGATG TAGGTACTTGCATGGTGACCTATGAAAGTGCTGCCCTGGGGTATGTTGACTTTCCCCTGACAGAAGAACCTGTTTACCTCCTGGGGATCAAGTACAGTGCATTGTATG ATAGAGATGAATTAAAAGGGGACTTTTTGTCCAAAATCTGGTGCACATACAGAAAGAACTTTCCTGCTATAG GAGGGACTGGGCCGACCTGTGATGGGGGCTGGGGATGTATGTTACGATGCGGTCAGATGATGCTGGCTCAGGCCCTGGTGGTCAGACACCTGGGGAGAG ATTGGAAGTGGAATAAGAATTGCCAAGACCAGACTTATAAGAGAATTCTACAAATGTTTGCGGACAAAAAGAGTGCAAATTACTCCATACAGCAAATAG CTTCAATGGGAGTCTCTGAAGGGAAACCGGTGGGATCTTGGTTTGGACCAAACACCGTCGCTCAAGTATTGAA GAAGTTAGCAGTATATGATGAGTGGAGTTCCATTGTAATCCACATAGCCATGGACAACACTGTCATAGAGAATGACATCA AGAGTGTCTGTAAAGAAGATGGGAAAAGTACCTGTGATATAATAGGAGTTAGACAATTAAAACACGAATCTGCTGCTACAGGGAGAAGCAAAAAATCTAGTCAAGATTCCTCAAAGCaggataaaaacaaacaaaatacagtGGATGTCAAAAGTTGGAAACCACTTTTACTTGTGATTCCATTAAGACTTGGTTTAACAGAAATAAATTCAGTTTATGTGCAAAGTTTAAAG GCATGTTTAAGTTTTCCCCAAAGTGTTGGCATCATAGGCGGCAAACCAAACCACGCCCACTGGTTCGTAGGCTACATGA gTGATAAATTGATATACCTTGACCCACATACTACGCAACTTTGTGAAGACCATGACAGTCCAAATTTCTCAGATGAGAGCTACCATTGTCCATATCCCTCTACAATGAATGTTATGGAACTAGATCCCTCTATAGCATTG GGATTTTACTGTGGGACAGAGAAAGAGTTTGACGACCTTACACAAAGTGTTCAGAAGTTTGTGGTTGGCTCCAGTAAGACCCCCATGTTCGAGCTGTATAAGGACAGACCCCCTCACTGGCCGCCCTACGAATCTTACACTGGACAGACCACCAGTGCCAGTG GAGTAACAATGACCGGAGGACAGGATACAGACGAAGAGTTTGAACTTGTATGA